A segment of the Pan paniscus chromosome 9, NHGRI_mPanPan1-v2.0_pri, whole genome shotgun sequence genome:
ACCAGGAAATCGATGTGAACTGCTCTCAATTATGCAGCAAATACTAAGAAGAAAGGACAATGCTGAATTCAAATTCAGTTAAAGGCAGTCCTCAGGCTCTTTCAAGCTAGCCCTAGATGGCAAGTGTGTCCTGAGACAGGTTTCTCTACTGGGTTTCAGCACGGGGCTTTACCATCCTTCAGATCTTTTCTAAAGACAAAAATGACAAAGTCTATAGATGGAAGAGGGGGTAATGAAGCAGGGAAGGGGGAAACGATGCtgatttgtttacttttattatctttttttaaatgtggtcaggggttttatagtattttttgtttaatctttttggttattgaaaaaaatagaacagTCCACTGTCCAGCAGAGGCTGCTTCAACTCTATTGCTCGCAGGGCTCATTCTGCATGGATCTGTGTTTCAGGATGCTGCAAGGACAACTCTGCAGGCAGGAAGGCCCCTTGACCCAACGCTGTCGCATAGGTCCTGCTCTGTGGATGGGGAAAGCCAGGGGGCACGTACGTCCCCATGCCGCCCCCTCCAAAGACTCCTCGCTGGTGCTGAGGCAGGGAGTGGTAATCTTCCAGGTTATCATACTGGGACACAACAGTCACACTGTTCTGGCGCTTGCCGTGTGGTTGGTACTGGTACAGCACACTGGGGTCCCTCTCCACGTTCTGGGTATGATGGAGTTTGAGGCTATGACTCCTCTCTGGTTTAGGGGGTGGGACGATTGACTGAGTGAGGTGTTCTTCCTCCTTGTAGCAGTCTCTGGAGTGTTTCTCTGGGGCAGAAGGCTGCCTAACCCAGGGTCGCTCCATCTCTTTGGAGAGCCTTACCTCTTTGTGGTTCAGTCTTAAAGATTCTTGCCCGGATGCAGCATATTTTACTCCAGAGTTGTGGTAGCTGACTGGCTCAGAAGTGTCTGGAATCCCTTTGGACCCATAATCTAACTGGCCAGCTCCCTGGGGATAAGGGGGCCCATTCTTTGACTCACAGAACTGCCTATGGCTTGCTTCTTGGTGTGCCCTGTGCTCAGGGAGACTGCAGCCCATGTCAGGAAGCTTCCTGCTCCTCAGGCTGCTCTGCTTCTGAGGCAGGGATGGTTTCTCCGGCTGCGTGCTACCATGGCCTCCGTGATGGTGGGCTCTGTCCATCTCTGCCTCGGGATGCCTCCTATAGAAGCGGTCCTCTCCCTCGGGACTGATGGCCTTGGCTGCATGGCggctctcctttccttctgccaCTGAGAGAAGTCCAGTTTTCCCAGGATCTGATTTACTACGCAGATGGATGACATAGATCCCACCCAAGTCGTCCTGCACCGCCGGGGTCATGTTATCATACTGGGACATGACAggccctttcaccttctgccgaGCACGGCTCTCTCTCCGGATGGACTGCATGCGGTATTTTTCCATGTCCTCAAGATCCCATGAGGTGTAGGTGTGCTTTACATCAGCAGCCGGAGGCATGCTGACTACATTATGGTCGTTGGGAGAGAAATAGCCAGTCACGTTGGCCCGGGGACGTGGAGCCAAACCAGCATAACTGTACAAGCTCTTTCCTTGCAGCCTAGGATTGTAGAAAGCAAAGTCTCGATTGGGAAGGCGGTGAAGGGGTCTCAACTGAACTGTGCCATAGGCATCCACATCACACAGGGCCCCATCTGGACTGTAATAGGAACTAGAAGAACTGGAATATGGGCTATACCTGTAGTGGACCCGGCCATTCTCAAAGTAAGGCTGAAGCTGAGTGACATGATAATCTGAGCGGGCCTGGGAGGACTGATATGGCTTATATTGGTACAGGGGTCTTGGGCAGTAGGCTGGCTCATCATCTGGGGGAACTTCTGTCCGTGAAATGGGAACAGAGCGAATCATGGAAGATGGCGGAGCATGGAGAGACTGCACTCTCCGGATGGTAGGGTACGGTGGAATGTCTTCGGGGTAACAGGTATTCCTGACAGAGGAGCTCAAAGAAGACACATACTCGACCCGGCTGCATGGCTTGGAGTGGTGTCCAGATGCGTTTCTTCCTGGGGCCACATATGTGTTATAACGAAGACCCATGGAGGCTGGTGGCTCTGACCTGGCACCATACACTTGGTGCTGCTCCAATTTATTGTGATGGGGAGGTACACTCTGGGGACGGTACTGGCAGTTTGGAGTCATATTGAAATGCAAACAGTTTTCTGGACCAAAGGGTTCAGTGGTGACATCGGGCCTAGCAAAGGAGGAGTAAACTGTTTTCTGAGAAGCATGCTTAGGTTGTGGGACAGGAAGTGGTAAAGGCAATGCATCGTCCACAGAGGCGGATGAAGCAGTGACAAAGGAATGATAATTTGAACTGCTAGTGGCATCTGCACTGCTGGAGTGTATGGCAGCAACCATCTTACTCTCCATCATCCTGGTGGGGGGCAGTGGTGCAGGAAAGCCACAGGGATGCGCAGGGACAGACTCGGCGCGCAGGTGCAGCAGCGGGACCCGGGCACCGTCCCGCACTTTCTCAGGCAGGCCTGGCTGGACAGCTGTAGCCATGGGACActgagcagcagcagcaccaccgTCACTGATGAAGGCAGACGCAGGGTCATCCATGGCTCGAGGTTCAGGTGGCCTCTCTGGAACTGGAACTACTCCGTGAACCTATTGAAAGATGATAATACTATGGGTCTATTTTTTGTTCCCTCTATGAATCAAGTACTATTAAATTTGTAACTCACAAATTAAGGCTGGTTGTGTAGCAGCTTGAACTTTCCCAAGCCATGTGGTTGCAATGAATCTGTACCCATTTCTAGGAAAAGAAGGCTGGTTGGGTAGCAGCTTGAACTTTCCCAAGCCATGTGGTTGCAATGAATCTGTACCCATTTCTAGGAAAAGAAGGCTTGTGCTGCTATTTTGTACAACACCCAGTATTAACTTTGGAGAACCATTCAAAGTGTTCTAATTTATGAGAGGTTTTAAATGCGAGATGAGGTTGCCTATGGcataattttaatatacaaaCCAAAAGAGAGGTTTAGTCAAGTAATACTGTAGAGCTTAAAAATACATACCCAGTCTATTAGTCTAGCTCAGTCTCAACACAAAGGACATCTTGTTAAATTAGGAGTTAATTCTATCATCTGGGGAGACTTTTGAAATTCACAGTTGTACACAGTTAGCAGTTTTAGGGCTTCAAACATAGGGAAAGGCAATATTCAAATCAGAAGCTACTGCCTCTCTCCTACCTTTGATTCCACCTTAGTCTGGCCAAAGATCATCCTCATACTGAAAACATGCTATCCTTGAGAAGCAGTAAACACAGCATCCTCCACTAAGGTCTAAAATCTTAAGTCCTATTAATAGTTCAAGGTGACCATATAGAAGAAAAACAACCTGTGGcactttcttaaaatatgagGAAATTCAGGAAGAAACCTTAGCATTCTGCATACTACATTCTCTCACTGAAACAGGCACCTGACTATGGGACAAACTGCTGGTGAATGCTAGGAAAGTAACAAAAAATCCCAAGGCACTATCATCTCTTATACTTCCAAAAAGTCTGCAAGGCAGACAGTCTTACGAATGTTTTGAGAATGAAGTATTTTCATTGTGTAACTGTGAATAATTGGCAGAGGGTaggtaaatgacttgcccaaagtcacaatgAGTCAGTGATGgagttggaaaaaaataagaaaaagcaacCCACAACCGTAAAGCCCACTTTGTCTCATTTGATCCTGATCTCTTTGTGTTACTGGAATAAACTACCGAGACACTTTAGGAAGAAAAGGGAGCAGGTACAGTTAAGCTATAGTCATCTAGGAGCTACTCCTTTCCTAGGGAAAAGCCAGCATCAAGGTAATGGCAGACTCCAACCTCAAACGGGAACTATCTCATGGAAACCAGCCACAGGGCTTAAAAGTAATTGTTGTGTCTGACTCAAAGATAACAACACACCCTGCTGAAAAGTGACATACCTTTGGTAATAGTATATTTCATCTCACTGATATCTTCCCCTTCTTACCTTGTGGGAATTATTTAATCCTATATTGGTTGCTGCTTGTACCTGCCCCACAACTGGTGGCTGCTCTGCAGATCTCTGGGAAGGCGGAGGGGGAAGGGGACGATTAGTTCTGTGCGTGCGCTGAAGTGTGGCAGCAGCAAAATCAGCAGTGGTGGGTTGTTCAGCCACATCCCAGCTGGCTTCCTTGGTGCTCATTTGGGCTGTTGCTGGAGTAGTTGTCATGTAAGTCATGGTGGCTGTGCTGGTATTCTCTTCGGGGGACCCAGAAGGAGGGTAGATTTTATCGCTAGGTAAATTAGGAGGTGTGGGTGATTTGTCTGCAAGGgacccagaaggaaggaagattTTATCCCTAGGTAAATTAGGAGGTGTGGGAGATTTGTCTGCAAATTCTAAAGGGTGATGGAGTTTATCCACACTTGCACCAAGATAAGAAGGAGGCTGATCTCCACTGTAGAAACGGGGTGGAGACTGGTCCTGACCCAAGAAGGAGACAGTTGGCATACTGTTcttcccagactggtcttcaGGGAAACTTACATGATCATCAGACTTCTCCGAGTCTAAGGGAACTGAAGTAATTCTGGCCTTTTCTGGGTCCCCAGATAAATATGCTTGATGTGGCTGATTCCCTGTTAAGTCTACTTGGTGATGTTGCTCCCCAGATTCAGTTGTGTTGGAATGGGTAGGATCTCCAGTAGCTGTTGTCTCTGGTAGAGGATGGTCACAGTTTCCTGGTGCATTATTCTGGAGGTGGAACTGCTCTGCTGGTCGATCGGTTTGGAAATAGGCATTATCTAGAGCAACTGCAGAGTAAGAACTGGACAGATTATCTTCAGTTGTAGCCACCGCTATGTCTCCATAATTTGTATACCCAGCCTGAGAGGTCCCTGGTCTCTTCAATGACTGAGTTGAGGCTTGCTGTGCGGACTCAGCTAATGCTAGCGCCAACATTCGGGCAACATTTTTCGGAGGCGGTGGTGGTGGGATAAGAGAGACTGAACTGACAGGAACGGAATCCTGAGGGGGGTCATGGGTAACTGCTCCTAGTGGgaaattgggaaaaaaaatgagagtgAAAAGGTAGCTTACGTTATCCTAAATGGAAAGCCAAACACTCCCCATGTGATCATTAAAAAATAGGTGCCttccatatttcaaaatggcAATCCATGATCTTCTATCCCACATGCAAATGCTGTTGAAAACACATCTGgttcagaaggaaaactaaaacaaacagtGTATAAAGACTgcaatctcttcttgaattgttacagagatggggggaaaaaaaagcatgtcCCTCACCTGGCTCAGAAAAGATTGCTTAGAAAACAAGCTTCAAGTGCTTGTAGACTGTTATTATGAACAGTTTTTACATTTGATGGTGTAGCTGGCTTGTTAACTTGGAAGGctacaataaagatattttattagaAGAGAAAAACACAATCAAGAGCTACGCAGTTGTGCAAAAATTATCCACGAATTCTCACCGTCCAAAGAGATAAGGGGACTTTTGTGAAGATTTGAAGCAGGACCATTGGCCCTTTTGGGGAGTTTTGTTTGACTGCTTTTAATTTAGGGCTCTGAGCCATCAGCACCACCCAGAAAAGCATTCTCTTTGATTAAAGGCTAGCTGTGGACAAATTTCTCTCTTAAAAGGCACAGATGGCACACAGGATTGAAGATCCCTCTTAACTTAAAGAAAGAATGGAGGAAAACAAACGGTACCTGTCTGAGTCTGTCCAGAAGCTACAGCCTTACTCTGACTGCTTGAGACAGACTGATCCTCTTTCCCTGGCAATTCTACTTCTTCAGCAGCCACCTGGTCCAGGGGCTGGACTTCAGATTCATATGCTTCTTGGGCAACTGTCtcatttgttttcatctttactATCTGGGTGGGGGATCTATTTGTGGCATCCCTTTCTTCAACGCATTTGTCCCAGGTTGAAGATGATGCATTCTGAGCTGTGGTATTTGAGACTGTACCAATGACTTCTGACACCCGTGGTGGTAGGGTCACTGAAATTGGCTCAGATATGCTCATAGAAGGTGATTTGCTTAATTTCCGTCCTATCTTCGGAGAGAAAGCATAGACGACCTTTTCAGTAAAGGAGGATGGCTTAGATGATTTCTCTTCAGTTGGGCTCAAGTCCAGGGTAAAGAATGGACTCAGTTTCTCCTGAAGAGGAGAGACAGGTTCAGAGCTTGCTGTGCTTCCTGGAGTCTGACATTGGCTACCACCTGTTTCTGCATCCTTTTTATTGGCACTTGGTTTATCCTTGGAGTATCCCGGTGAATCTAAAAAGGAAGCACCACTCTCCAGACATTCTGATTCGGCCTTAGGAGGACTACATTGAAATGACATTGGATCAAAATCCAGGCTGGCTACTCCTATGTCTGGTGGGCTCAAGTCAACATCCTCAGCTGAATGAGGAGACATAAGGGCTGGGATATGAAGCAGccctccttcctcctcactcTCATTGTCATGAGGCAGATTATCATAGGAGTTACAGCGGTTCCCCAGCATTTCTCCATTAAAAGAGGCAGACAGTGCATCACTGGAAGATCTGGGTCTTCTGGGTCGGAAGAgcttagaatcacctggaaaaaaTGAATAACAATGTCAAAGTAAGAACATCGTAGATACAGAATGCTGTGGTAAGTCACCTACTCAGCACAGCAGTAACTTACTATCTAGGTGAAGGAAGTGttacttctcattttctttctgaaaattctTTCAGTGCACACAGATCATTTACACTTGAGATAACAGAACTCCAAAACCAAATGCTAAATAGCAAACACGTGATAGAATCAGAGGGCGAATGCAGTATTTCATGCTCTGGAGAGGAAAAGAACTCAGAATGCTTGGATTCTATTACTAATCCAACACTGATTCTtggtgtgactttgggcaagtttttcatttctttgtgtcttaTTTTATCACTGGCCTCATATGACTTATGAGGTGGAATTAATCACTTTGAGTGGCATTTTGAATCTATAATagcaaaatggatttttttttgtggggaaACATCCTTACAATattcaaatttctaaataaattgaACTTCTCAATTAAAAAATCTTCATAATCCCATAaagtatttatgtatatttagtaAAAAATTCCTTTCAGATACTAAACaagaacttcatttttttctttaagaatagattttaagtttCCCAAGCAGTCTTCAAGAGTGGCAGAGAGTATTACATAATTTTACGATGTTGCTAAATATCCAACTGGTAAAAAAGAAACTCTCTATTCTATTAGGATTATTTTAATTGCCATagttaaaaagtaatttaaagagGCAGAAACtatcttaataaatataaatatattggcCGGTCACAgcggttcatgcctgtgatcccagcactttgggaagctgaggtgggcagatcacctgaggtcaggagttcgagactagcctggcctaagtggcaaaaccccgtatctactaaaaatataaaaactgcttAATTATACACTTTATAAAATTATGctcccgggcatggtggcgcatgcctgtagtcccagctatttgggaggctgaggcaagataatcacttaaaccgggagttagaggttgcagtgatccaagattgcgccactgtactccaaactgggcaacaaagcgagactctgtctaatatatatatatatatatatatatatatatatatatattcacaaatgTATTGATCACTCATAAAATTAATTCCTTACAAATATCTTCTGCTTAACACTAGTATCCACCTAGCTTGCTGCATTGTTTTGTAGGTTATCTTGACTAGTTTAATTGAAAATCTTGGAAAACTCATATGCTCCCATTGTAAAATCTAAAGGAAACAGTAATAACACAAGTTTTCACtagatattaataaatataaatagttaACTTGAAATATTTTGGCTACTTTTATGTAAACTGAATAGCAGTCATgccaaaaatgaaaagattaaagACTGCTTCCATGTGAAAGCATCAATGAATTTTAATCTGAATAATACTAAATAGATACTAGTATTCCTAGGAAATGAGTTAATAGCCTATTTATTAAgcacagatatataaaaatatactcaaTTGCAGTATTCCTTTATGCAatatattatagaataaaatGACTGATGCTTTTAGTCTTACCATCAACTGCATGGAGAGATGTAAGAGACTCCTCACTTTTAGCTGAACGGAGGGTTCCTTCTGCCCTGCCACctgaagaataaaaaacaaatagtgtGAAGATTTcttatttgttacatatgtggTTAATGGGATCGGTGTTTTTCTTGATACATTTAAACTTTTGAGAGTGATTAGCTGTACATTTTGACAGCAATTTAGTACTCTATTACATAATGTGTTATACTGCACATTTTGACAGCAATTTAGTACTCTATTATATAATGTGTTACACTGTTCTCAAATGGTTTCCCGTGTGAAAAATCTCTTTTCTAAAGGATTATGAATTTGAGCAGAGAGATTAACTAAGATGcttctttcttttacatttcctaAAGACCAATATGATATCTTGAATGACATCATACTGGATTTAGAGTGGGCCCTACacccaatgactggtgtccttgtaaggaAACACAGAGATGGCCATGTGGAGATGGAGGCAAAGATTGGAGGGATGCTGCCACACATCAAGGAATGCCAGGAGCCACCAGGAGCTTggaaaggcaaggaaggattttTCCCTGGAGCCTCTGGAGCAAGCACAGCCCTGCTGGTACCTTGACTTCAGACTTTGCGCTTCTAGAACcatgagggaaaaaaattctgtgtttttTACCACTTGACTTGCGGTAATTTTGTTACGGGAACTCTGGGATACTAACACAGGTAACTTTACGTACATATGTGAATCTTATTCGCTAAATATCTTCATCCTCTTTAACCCCTTGGCAGCACTACGAACACTTTCTTTTTAACCCCCTCCTCCCCTGCTGAGGATAGCAtgcatctctttttttctctgcctacCTTTGTAATCATTTCTTCTTACTCTCCTCTCATGACAGTTCTTCCTTTCCCACCTTTAAACATTGCTTCTCTCCAGCATTCAGCCCTCAGCTGGCTTCTTTTCACTCTGCTCCCATCTCCTGAAATACCATTCTTAGTCTCCTGTCAGTTAGGTGAATCCCTACTTCTCCTTGAAAACCCATATCAAAGGTTGTTATTTCCTAACCACTAGTCCCTCCTCTACAAGAGTTGACAATTCCTACCACAACTGTCTCATGtaactatttcttttattttttaagagactatgtcttgctttgtcatcgaggctggagtgcagtggcacaaccatagctcactgcagcctcaacctcctgggctcaagtaatcctcctgcttcagcctccggaatagctgagcctagaggtatgtgccaccaagccttGCTTATttgcaatttattattattattattattattattttgtagatgcagggcctcactttgttgcccaggctggtcttgaactcctggcttcaagcgatcttcctgacttggcctcccaaagtgttgggattacaggtgtaagccactgtacctagcCTAAACCACTATTTCAATAACTATGATTCTGCActaaaatttactttctcacacGTATGACTTCCCAATtttacttggaaggcagaggtacTACCCTAATTTTCTATCTGCAGAGCCTGCTATCAAAATAGCTAGCACATGCTCTACATGATTGCAAACTGAATGACGAATTAAATGAATTGAACATTATACTTCTAACATTATCTAAGAAGTACTACTATCCTTCCTAGATTCAGAAGTTGTTAATATCAATAGAATATggcttttaaactatttttaaaagagtagtTTTTCGACAGTAATAGATTTATTTGATCTAATAAGATACTCTATTAATGAGATATCTAATAAAAAATACCTTCTTTAGTTGAAAGAGTTATAAACTTGAAAGTTATGTTGAAacagttttgaaattttttagatCTGTAAAAATACGGATCAATAAATTTAGATACCATAGCAGTATTTATTTACAACAATATACAAGGTATATGTGAATTTAATcacatttacactatatataatctatatagtttccttaagaaaagaaattgcatacttctacatatttatatataatttatgttacTCTTCAATTTAGGAATAAAGAATCGGTGAGAGAAGACACTCTGTATGTGTGACACAACTGTGAACACGTTATGGAAGCAGATCATAACAATACATGAAGAATGTGCCCAGAACAACCGAAGACCATCATGACAGCAGCAGAAGTGAGAATCTCCCAGGCACTCACCTTTCAGAGCCATGGCTTTCATCTCTGAAGGCTCACTCTCATTCCGCTGCAGCTTTCGTTTAGAAACAGATGATGATTTCCCCAAGTTGAAAAAGGAACGCCAGCTACCCACAGGAGactttttcatcttattttgaGGCCTCTTtctatgaaagagaaaaaataatcaacattAAGATAGCCATGGGTCTGTCTTTTCttacagaaaagaaatgaacacatGACAGAAAGAACCAAACAGGCTGGAGAGGCATAAGTGAAACAGTAAGCAAACATCCACCTTCCAGACAGCACACTCTACACAGTGCAGCCAAAGCAGAAAATGGATAGTAAACATGCAGCTTTTAGTactagtaaatattttcacaaagaTCATTTTTATACATATCTTCATATTTGGATCCAACCTCACAAACtgcaaaataagtgaaaataagaCGTATCTGGGAATAGGAAATATTAAGTGTCCAAAAATAACACAGagttaaagaaaatgattttaggCGTGAGTAGAGAATAAAGGCAAACAAAGAAGACAAGGATTAAGAATAATAACAAACATATACtgaatgccaggcactgtgctacctGCCTTATATGTAATATCTCCTTTAAATCAGATACAACCACatgaggtaagtactattattctcattttgcagcCAAGGAAATTATGACACTAAGAAGTTCAAATAACTTCTTTAACATTATAAAACTATTAAATGATGGAGTCAGAATTGGAACTCAGGCCAATCTACATCCCAGTATCTACTCTCTTAACTACTACTCCATAAATAAATTTTTGAGTAAATTATGGAACTAGAATATAAAATCAAGATGCTAAAGACAAACTCAGGATGACAAAGTAAGAGTATGTTCCAACTTTTTGCTGATAGAATGTTTTTAGTCACAGGAAGTGAAAGGAAGTTAGAGGAGTATACTAAAATATGGGAAGAACAAATTCTAAAGTTATATTAGTACTACCCAATCCAGAGAATCAAAATCCTTACATTCATGTGTAATAGCCAAAGGAGTAGCAGAGACATCAAAAATAACTTTTACATACATTAGTCTTCCTACTATAACCTAGTAAAGAAGATACAGAAACCATGTTATTATCATTTCTTTAGAGTAACAGaatttcagagctggaagggacaTTGAAAGAGTGAACTGCTGCAGTGGTTCTCAAGTCCTAGCagacatcagaatcacctggaaagttAGATGAATGACCAGTTGCTGGGTCCCACGCCCAGGGTTTCTGATTCAGCGGGTCTGGGGTGTGACTGGACGACTGCACAATGTGCACTTCTAGCAATTATcaccaggtgatgctgatgctgttggcTGGGAGACCACACTATTAATCTCTTCTAACCTTAATGTGAAACCAACGTCAAACAAGTCACTGTCCACTCCTGACTTTCTGAACAAACTCTTCCAACACAGCTTATTTCTAAACAACTTTATAAACAACATAgttcagagagaaaaatcaacCCATATAGTGacagtatatccttatttttccaaACAATTTTCCCTATACCACTGATgttcttcttttataaaattacatGACATTGTAAAGCAAGAATCATTTGCATCATTCCCCATGAAGCGGTAAGTATCATCCATATTCGAATAAACAGGTTTCTCTGGGACTAGCCTAGAATTCAATAGAGtaatactaaaatacaaaattaaaagcaaactaaaagaaaataataggacATAGCTATGAAAATCATATCCCAAAATAGGATTTAACAAATTTTACCTTTCAAGTGGGAACTCAATTATGGTATGAAATTTCCCCTGAAGTGCAGCAGGTCCTTCTCCTACTTcgatatatttattttctgtcacaATTGGAGAATTGACCTGAGCTTGTGTTCGTGCCTGGGCCTCTTCCAATGTCAGCAGTTTGGTGGATGGAGAGGATACCAGGAGGGACTTGGGCCTTGATAGAGAAgcttcaaaaagaaaaggaagctgaTGAAGAGAGTCAACTACGTGAGTGTATTCAATTTGTTAGTATCTATCTctccatctatctacctatctgttGTTTCAAATTTTCTTCAAGTATGTTAAATAGCAAAAACCATAGTgctttatattaaatgaaaaactgaAGGGGACATACCAGtggcacacatacatacatataaaaccCTTTAATaactgttttcctttcttaaaagaTATGAGAAAagctttatattaaataaaaaactgaagGGGACACACCagtggcacacatacacacatacaaaactcTTTAATaactgttttcctttcttaaaagaTATGAGGAAAGGTGATCAATCACtcagatatttttagttttggaagcaatttttcttcttctgttccaTTTTATACTTTAATATACATCAATAATGAACGACAAGTTTTTTAATGTGTCATGAACTTAGATCACAATAGGTCTCATATGTAGTATTcactatatacacacaaaataactGTCAAATTGTGCATTTTGGTAAGCAGCCATACATTATTAGCTGCCTTATACCAGTGACACGTTTTTGTTGTTGCAATAAGAAATGCATGGTTTGCTACTCCTCTGGAAGCTGAGACACACCCTCCTGGTAGGAAGGGCCATCGGAGCCGTACCTGCCCCCTCTTGCATGGCCATGCTGATTCTGCCGCTGAACAGCACATCAACGTGATTCAGGATGAACTCAACAACCACAGACTGAATCCTCACTTCCATGAAAGCTGCTGTTCCACTGAAGCAGGCAGATTCTATCTGTTTTGATCTGTGAGGTAAACATTTTCATCACAGAGTTGTAAAGATAGCAGTCGTCAAGGGCCTCTTTTTTTAAACGTGTAAATCTCAGACAAACAGAGGAAGAAATCATACTTTTACTGTCCCTTAGCTAAGGCCCAGTTGCCTGTTTTAGGGAGACGCAAATAAAAAGAACAGAtttgtttaatcttttaaaagtttCCTTAAAGAACACTGATGAATCAGCCTTTTATTTAGGATTAGTTCTACTAAAATTAATAAGTGAAATGCAAATTACCTTAACAGGTTTGGAGCCCAAACAATTGCTAGATTTTTTGCATGCATATTTGTGATGGAACAATAGTCAGCTAGAAGAGACAAGTGTCTCATCAGGAACTCCAGTGTTctggaaataaaatacaacatattaaCAGAAAGAAACATGATGCAGCAGTATAGAACATAAAAGCCTGCTAATTAATTCCTAAGTTTGCAATAGCAAAATGAAGAAAGGGACCATACAAACCCaagagaacttttttttctgcttaacaGGTTGAAATATTACTATTAGAAGTGAATCTTCCACCAAAGCTAGTTTCTGgaacaaataatattttgaagttaTGCCATTCTACTTGCAGCAGACATACTAACAGGAAAGGATTTCAACACTTCTATGAAAGAAAACAGTAATGTCTCAAAAGCCTTAAAACAGTTACAAGAAAAATT
Coding sequences within it:
- the ARHGAP32 gene encoding rho GTPase-activating protein 32 isoform X8, which encodes MKSRPTKQKLKQRGILKERVFGCDLGEHLLNSGFEVPQVLQSCTAFIERYGIVDGIYRLSGVASNIQRLRHEFDSEHVPDLTKEPYVQDIHSVGSLCKLYFRELPNPLLTYQLYEKFSDAVSAATDEERLIKIHDVIQQLPPPHYRTLEFLMRHLSLLADYCSITNMHAKNLAIVWAPNLLRSKQIESACFSGTAAFMEVRIQSVVVEFILNHVDVLFSGRISMAMQEGAASLSRPKSLLVSSPSTKLLTLEEAQARTQAQVNSPIVTENKYIEVGEGPAALQGKFHTIIEFPLERKRPQNKMKKSPVGSWRSFFNLGKSSSVSKRKLQRNESEPSEMKAMALKGGRAEGTLRSAKSEESLTSLHAVDGDSKLFRPRRPRSSSDALSASFNGEMLGNRCNSYDNLPHDNESEEEGGLLHIPALMSPHSAEDVDLSPPDIGVASLDFDPMSFQCSPPKAESECLESGASFLDSPGYSKDKPSANKKDAETGGSQCQTPGSTASSEPVSPLQEKLSPFFTLDLSPTEEKSSKPSSFTEKVVYAFSPKIGRKLSKSPSMSISEPISVTLPPRVSEVIGTVSNTTAQNASSSTWDKCVEERDATNRSPTQIVKMKTNETVAQEAYESEVQPLDQVAAEEVELPGKEDQSVSSSQSKAVASGQTQTGAVTHDPPQDSVPVSSVSLIPPPPPPKNVARMLALALAESAQQASTQSLKRPGTSQAGYTNYGDIAVATTEDNLSSSYSAVALDNAYFQTDRPAEQFHLQNNAPGNCDHPLPETTATGDPTHSNTTESGEQHHQVDLTGNQPHQAYLSGDPEKARITSVPLDSEKSDDHVSFPEDQSGKNSMPTVSFLGQDQSPPRFYSGDQPPSYLGASVDKLHHPLEFADKSPTPPNLPRDKIFLPSGSLADKSPTPPNLPSDKIYPPSGSPEENTSTATMTYMTTTPATAQMSTKEASWDVAEQPTTADFAAATLQRTHRTNRPLPPPPSQRSAEQPPVVGQVQAATNIGLNNSHKVHGVVPVPERPPEPRAMDDPASAFISDGGAAAAQCPMATAVQPGLPEKVRDGARVPLLHLRAESVPAHPCGFPAPLPPTRMMESKMVAAIHSSSADATSSSNYHSFVTASSASVDDALPLPLPVPQPKHASQKTVYSSFARPDVTTEPFGPENCLHFNMTPNCQYRPQSVPPHHNKLEQHQVYGARSEPPASMGLRYNTYVAPGRNASGHHSKPCSRVEYVSSLSSSVRNTCYPEDIPPYPTIRRVQSLHAPPSSMIRSVPISRTEVPPDDEPAYCPRPLYQYKPYQSSQARSDYHVTQLQPYFENGRVHYRYSPYSSSSSSYYSPDGALCDVDAYGTVQLRPLHRLPNRDFAFYNPRLQGKSLYSYAGLAPRPRANVTGYFSPNDHNVVSMPPAADVKHTYTSWDLEDMEKYRMQSIRRESRARQKVKGPVMSQYDNMTPAVQDDLGGIYVIHLRSKSDPGKTGLLSVAEGKESRHAAKAISPEGEDRFYRRHPEAEMDRAHHHGGHGSTQPEKPSLPQKQSSLRSRKLPDMGCSLPEHRAHQEASHRQFCESKNGPPYPQGAGQLDYGSKGIPDTSEPVSYHNSGVKYAASGQESLRLNHKEVRLSKEMERPWVRQPSAPEKHSRDCYKEEEHLTQSIVPPPKPERSHSLKLHHTQNVERDPSVLYQYQPHGKRQNSVTVVSQYDNLEDYHSLPQHQRGVFGGGGMGTYVPPGFPHPQSRTYATALGQGAFLPAELSLQHPETQIHAE